One genomic window of Carassius gibelio isolate Cgi1373 ecotype wild population from Czech Republic chromosome A10, carGib1.2-hapl.c, whole genome shotgun sequence includes the following:
- the LOC128021334 gene encoding PHD finger protein 24-like isoform X1 — protein MGVLMSKKQQVEKVQKCSAVVSAFKDSLKDRPAPAAVAHTEEVIAENGDGSADGSHQTNKEHTEQKDEDSKPGSLPNQQPSALPREEHKANQEAWGRLRDGKGVEPEDLKKAHQLIPPAFVRPKREANDDQPVDVPLEQREQPINDEICEVCEVWTADDLFPCRTCTRVFHDGCLREMGYLSTEALQEMRETAHTTSGWSCYYCDNVNLLLTEEEMYSLMETFKQCKIIPESCLVSDELLQYRHFVTKQLFERDLTDEEEEEVLAQFAALDPDKKGQIEWSDFLYHESLSVLQKFRTENSLVRILTAKERDRTRAVFQSIDQDKDGIITAGEARKAQTSWFHKINKESQSCSVRLMGLCSPLFSMGISHVGPISESSPASSSSERSRDKAMENDNRPVTWDNFLMESAIYILAARPNSSAMHIRLPL, from the exons ATGGGTGTGCTGATGTCCAAGAAGCAGCAGGTGGAGAAGGTGCAGAAGTGCAGCGCGGTGGTGTCTGCATTTAAAGACAGTCTGAAGGACCGGCCGGCTCCAGCGGCTGTGGCTCACACTGAAGAGGTCATAGCCGAGAACGGAGATGGATCTGCTGATGGATCCCACCAGACTAACAAAGAGCACACTGAACAGAAAGACGAGGACAGCAAACCAGGGTCATTACCAAATCAGCAGCCCTCAGCTCTGCCCAGAGAAGAGCATAAGGCCAATCAGGAGGCTTGGGGGCGGCTCCGTGATGGGAAGGGGGTGGAGCCTGAGGATCTAAAGAAGGCACATCAGCTCATTCCTCCTGCGTTTGTGCGGCCAAAGAGAGAGGCCAACGACGACCAACCGGTAGATGTGCCACTTGAGCAAAGAGAGCAG CCCATCAACGATGAGATATGCGAGGTGTGTGAGGTCTGGACGGCAGACGATCTGTTCCCCTGCCGGACGTGCACGCGGGTCTTCCACGACGGCTGTCTGCGGGAGATGGGTTACCTGAGCACTGAAGCCCTGCAGGAGATGAGAGAGACGGCCCACACCACCAGCGGCTGGAGCTGCTATTACTGC GATAATGTGAACCTGCTGCTTACTGAAGAAGAGATGTACAGCCTCATGGAAACCTTCAAACAGTGCAAGATCATCCCAG AGTCGTGCCTGGTGTCAGATGAACTCCTGCAGTACAGGCACTTTGTGACCAAGCAGCTCTTTGAACGAGACTTGaccgatgaggaggaagaggaggttcTGGCACAGTTTGCAGCTCTGGATCCAGACAAGAAGGGTCAGATTGAGTGGTCGGACTTCCTCTACCATGAGTCACTTTCAGTGCTACAGAAATTCCGGACCGAG AATTCTCTGGTGAGAATCCTCACAGCGAAGGAGAGGGATCGAACACGGGCCGTATTTCAGAGTATAGACCAGGACAAAGATGGGATCATTACTGCTGGAGAAGCCAGAAAAGCCCAAACCTCCTGGTTCcacaagattaataaagaatcGCAGTCCTGCAGTGTCAG ACTCATGGGATTGTGTTCCCCTTTGTTCAGTATGGG TATCAGCCATGTTGGTCCAATATCCGAGAGCAGCCCTGCCAGTTccagcagtgagagaagcagggaTAAAGCCATGGAGAATGACAAcag ACCGGTTACCTGGGACAACTTCCTGATGGAGAGTGCTATCTACATCCTGGCCGCCAGGCCCAACAGCTCAGCCATGCACATCCGTTTGCCACTCTAA
- the LOC128021334 gene encoding PHD finger protein 24-like isoform X2, with the protein MGVLMSKKQQVEKVQKCSAVVSAFKDSLKDRPAPAAVAHTEEVIAENGDGSADGSHQTNKEHTEQKDEDSKPGSLPNQQPSALPREEHKANQEAWGRLRDGKGVEPEDLKKAHQLIPPAFVRPKREANDDQPVDVPLEQREQPINDEICEVCEVWTADDLFPCRTCTRVFHDGCLREMGYLSTEALQEMRETAHTTSGWSCYYCDNVNLLLTEEEMYSLMETFKQCKIIPESCLVSDELLQYRHFVTKQLFERDLTDEEEEEVLAQFAALDPDKKGQIEWSDFLYHESLSVLQKFRTENSLVRILTAKERDRTRAVFQSIDQDKDGIITAGEARKAQTSWFHKINKESQSCSVSISHVGPISESSPASSSSERSRDKAMENDNRPVTWDNFLMESAIYILAARPNSSAMHIRLPL; encoded by the exons ATGGGTGTGCTGATGTCCAAGAAGCAGCAGGTGGAGAAGGTGCAGAAGTGCAGCGCGGTGGTGTCTGCATTTAAAGACAGTCTGAAGGACCGGCCGGCTCCAGCGGCTGTGGCTCACACTGAAGAGGTCATAGCCGAGAACGGAGATGGATCTGCTGATGGATCCCACCAGACTAACAAAGAGCACACTGAACAGAAAGACGAGGACAGCAAACCAGGGTCATTACCAAATCAGCAGCCCTCAGCTCTGCCCAGAGAAGAGCATAAGGCCAATCAGGAGGCTTGGGGGCGGCTCCGTGATGGGAAGGGGGTGGAGCCTGAGGATCTAAAGAAGGCACATCAGCTCATTCCTCCTGCGTTTGTGCGGCCAAAGAGAGAGGCCAACGACGACCAACCGGTAGATGTGCCACTTGAGCAAAGAGAGCAG CCCATCAACGATGAGATATGCGAGGTGTGTGAGGTCTGGACGGCAGACGATCTGTTCCCCTGCCGGACGTGCACGCGGGTCTTCCACGACGGCTGTCTGCGGGAGATGGGTTACCTGAGCACTGAAGCCCTGCAGGAGATGAGAGAGACGGCCCACACCACCAGCGGCTGGAGCTGCTATTACTGC GATAATGTGAACCTGCTGCTTACTGAAGAAGAGATGTACAGCCTCATGGAAACCTTCAAACAGTGCAAGATCATCCCAG AGTCGTGCCTGGTGTCAGATGAACTCCTGCAGTACAGGCACTTTGTGACCAAGCAGCTCTTTGAACGAGACTTGaccgatgaggaggaagaggaggttcTGGCACAGTTTGCAGCTCTGGATCCAGACAAGAAGGGTCAGATTGAGTGGTCGGACTTCCTCTACCATGAGTCACTTTCAGTGCTACAGAAATTCCGGACCGAG AATTCTCTGGTGAGAATCCTCACAGCGAAGGAGAGGGATCGAACACGGGCCGTATTTCAGAGTATAGACCAGGACAAAGATGGGATCATTACTGCTGGAGAAGCCAGAAAAGCCCAAACCTCCTGGTTCcacaagattaataaagaatcGCAGTCCTGCAGTGTCAG TATCAGCCATGTTGGTCCAATATCCGAGAGCAGCCCTGCCAGTTccagcagtgagagaagcagggaTAAAGCCATGGAGAATGACAAcag ACCGGTTACCTGGGACAACTTCCTGATGGAGAGTGCTATCTACATCCTGGCCGCCAGGCCCAACAGCTCAGCCATGCACATCCGTTTGCCACTCTAA